From Streptomyces qinzhouensis, one genomic window encodes:
- a CDS encoding DNA polymerase Y family protein encodes MILYVHFGLRGVAGLGDPEPVYRRLVGLVGGVTPLVQALPPDALLADVAGARRYFDRDARDLAALVRMRVAAVHGIDCTVGVGPNPLLARIAAQSGPPGGIRSAPAGGPDEIAEYLAPLPVAVLPGAGPATVRTLAPYGLLTVGDLQRVPAATLRRILGGPAARRLQEYARGTDQARVVTAAPPETVSAVREFPRDELDPVRHRRALLGCVEELGWKLRREHRAAGTLVLTVGYADRSSTVRTRALPEPTAHSRALAAEADRMYEALALQRARVRGIALRAQDIAPEDHTAHQLTFDPADDRARRLEAATDRARARFGPGAVHLASAPPPPPPPSPGGQKAVASKILDM; translated from the coding sequence ATGATCCTCTATGTGCACTTCGGACTGCGGGGCGTCGCCGGGCTCGGCGATCCGGAACCGGTGTACCGCCGGCTGGTCGGCCTGGTCGGCGGGGTCACCCCGCTGGTGCAGGCGCTGCCGCCGGACGCGCTGCTCGCCGATGTGGCGGGGGCCCGGCGGTACTTCGACCGGGACGCCCGCGATCTCGCGGCGCTCGTCCGGATGCGGGTGGCGGCGGTCCACGGCATCGACTGCACGGTCGGCGTCGGGCCCAATCCGCTGCTCGCCCGGATCGCCGCGCAGTCCGGCCCGCCGGGCGGTATCCGCTCGGCACCGGCCGGCGGACCGGACGAGATCGCGGAGTATCTGGCGCCGCTGCCGGTGGCCGTACTGCCGGGCGCCGGACCCGCGACGGTCCGCACGCTCGCGCCGTACGGCCTGCTGACCGTCGGGGACCTCCAGCGGGTCCCGGCCGCCACCCTCCGGCGGATCCTGGGCGGCCCGGCCGCCCGGCGGCTCCAGGAGTACGCGCGGGGCACCGACCAGGCCCGGGTGGTGACGGCCGCCCCGCCCGAAACGGTGTCGGCGGTAAGGGAGTTCCCGCGCGACGAGCTGGATCCCGTACGGCACCGGCGGGCGCTGCTCGGCTGTGTGGAGGAGCTGGGCTGGAAGCTGCGGCGCGAGCACCGGGCGGCGGGCACGCTTGTGCTGACGGTCGGTTACGCGGACCGCTCCAGCACGGTCCGCACCCGCGCCCTCCCCGAACCGACCGCCCACTCCCGCGCCCTGGCGGCGGAGGCGGACCGGATGTACGAGGCCCTGGCCCTCCAGCGGGCCCGGGTCCGCGGCATCGCGCTGCGCGCCCAGGACATCGCCCCCGAGGACCACACCGCCCACCAGCTCACCTTCGACCCCGCCGACGACCGCGCCCGCCGCCTGGAGGCCGCGACGGACCGCGCCCGCGCCCGCTTCGGCCCGGGAGCGGTCCACTTGGCATCGGCACCGCCCCCACCTCCTCCTCCGTCGCCGGGCGGTCAAAAAGCCGTCGCATCCAAGATCCTGGATATGTAG
- a CDS encoding RidA family protein produces MSHTLINPDGLHDPTGFGYSHIARASGEMVFIAGQYASDAQGRLAVADFADQVDLAFARLRTALAAAGLDYRDVVQLRTHIVDHDTDKLTVIVGRIAAIWGDRPPTQTLTGVAALALPGMLFEVDAIAVA; encoded by the coding sequence GTGTCGCACACCCTGATCAACCCGGACGGCCTGCACGACCCGACCGGCTTCGGCTACAGCCATATCGCCCGGGCCTCGGGGGAGATGGTCTTCATCGCCGGGCAGTACGCCTCCGATGCCCAGGGCCGGCTCGCCGTGGCGGACTTCGCGGACCAGGTCGACCTGGCGTTCGCCCGTCTGCGGACGGCGCTGGCCGCCGCCGGGCTCGACTACCGCGATGTCGTCCAGCTCCGTACCCACATCGTCGACCACGACACCGACAAGCTCACGGTCATCGTCGGCCGTATCGCCGCGATCTGGGGCGACCGCCCGCCCACCCAGACCCTGACGGGCGTCGCCGCGCTGGCCCTTCCCGGCATGCTCTTCGAAGTCGACGCGATCGCGGTCGCTTGA
- a CDS encoding GNAT family N-acetyltransferase, producing MSADIQNFAVANLRRRPETAEVAGFVLGFDPTTTSSYINFATPLPGIRPTRGDIAALVAAFHGRGLVPRLEFAPDAAPEVAPALRRAGFGTEATQEYLVRRPGGLVAPEGPLALTPGTDEEYAAVDAALCEAFGGEDAPSPEGAARLRRTQETGGAIRYVAGPGAGGAGCAGAGICSPVAEGTAELAGIGTRPECRGRGVAAAVTAALTRAAFEAGAASAWLESSGDGSRRVYERLGYRAAGTRLYMTLA from the coding sequence GTGAGCGCTGATATCCAGAACTTCGCCGTCGCCAATCTCCGCCGCCGTCCCGAGACGGCCGAAGTCGCGGGCTTCGTGCTGGGGTTCGACCCCACCACGACCAGCTCGTACATCAACTTCGCCACCCCGCTCCCCGGAATCCGCCCGACGCGGGGCGATATCGCCGCGCTGGTCGCCGCCTTCCACGGGCGCGGGCTCGTCCCCCGGCTGGAGTTCGCGCCCGATGCCGCGCCCGAGGTGGCACCGGCCCTGCGCCGGGCCGGTTTCGGTACCGAGGCGACGCAGGAGTATCTGGTCCGCCGGCCCGGCGGACTGGTAGCGCCCGAGGGGCCCTTGGCGCTGACCCCGGGGACGGACGAGGAGTACGCGGCGGTCGACGCGGCGCTGTGCGAGGCGTTCGGCGGTGAGGACGCGCCGTCCCCGGAGGGCGCGGCCAGGCTCCGGCGCACCCAGGAGACCGGCGGCGCGATCCGCTATGTCGCCGGTCCGGGGGCCGGGGGCGCGGGTTGTGCCGGTGCGGGTATCTGCTCCCCGGTCGCCGAGGGCACGGCCGAACTGGCGGGCATCGGCACCCGCCCGGAGTGCCGCGGCCGGGGGGTGGCCGCCGCGGTGACCGCCGCCCTCACCCGGGCGGCGTTCGAGGCGGGTGCGGCCTCGGCGTGGCTGGAGTCCTCGGGCGACGGCTCCCGCCGGGTCTACGAACGCCTCGGCTACCGCGCCGCCGGGACGCGTCTCTATATGACGCTGGCGTGA
- the dnaE gene encoding DNA polymerase III subunit alpha → MSFTHLRTASGYSLRYGASHVPDLAGRAAERGLDALALTDRDSLAGAVRHAKACAAAGVRPLFGVDLGVPAVPRPGASGDGDPHRSRTPAKGGIFVAEPPQRAVFLARSAPGWAALCRLVSASAGSTAGSVLGSTAGSVLGSTSGSALGSMAGSTLGSTVGSTAGSALGSAVGDPGAAGPWSTGPAAAAWAALDHAAAGPAPDGLFVLLGADSEPGRALARGRPDLAARLVGPWRERFGDALRIEVACHDRPGSGPGSLRLAARLLGFATEQGITPVLTNAVRYADPGQGEIADILDSARLLVPVDARDGSALDGGERWLKDTGDMERIAERVAEAAGGAQAVRRARELLAATEETAAACVVDPGDAFGLGRLHLPEPHLIGATRGSADRELAARCAGAMMHRGHHRDPGRWDRLEGELRIIAGLGLAGYFLTMAEIVRLVKDMGVRIAARGSGVGSLVVHLLGMSPVDPVEHGLVMERFLSPYRTAMPDIDLDVESARRVEVYQAVLKRFGSERVATLAVYETYRARGAIEAVARARGIEPDEARRLAKAFPQIRAKDVRASLRELPELREVAGEDHGRLWSLVEALDGLPHGTAMHPCGLLISDDGLLDRTPTVPTTLDGIAMSQFDKEDVEDTGHIKADLIGVRMQSTLAHAVAEIERATGEHLDIDDPAQVPLDDPATYELIRSAQTMGCFQIESPGQRDLVRRLRPRTIDDITLDISLFRPGPVAANMIDPLIAVRDGRAGPGCPHEDLREILAETGGQVVFHEQVILIMTKMTGCDLGQADEARRALSDRDRQGRLRAWFADRARQRGYPAQVVRDVWKILEGFGAYGFCKGHGAAFARPTYQSAWLKTHRAAAFYAGLLTHDPGMYHKRVFVADARRRGVPVLLPEVNKSHADTRIELVSGGKSEKWGVRLGLAQVRGISEAETARIVAGRPYVSLTDFWRRAHPSRPVAERLARVGALDALGTGDRTGRRELLLEIAELHRQGRTALDPGQLPLTAPDGPSPAAVPDPSPDSGRTGGLPAMDDGDQLAAELDVLDMDITRHLLDDHRALLTDIGATPAARLGELPHGTTVLVAGVKTATQTPPIRGGRRVVFATLDDPTGLSDLAFFEDSHDRCAATVFHSALLLVRGTVCRPRNRPGSLSVTGEAAWDLAELIELHRDGGAAAVADRLTRKQPDTAGTDRRRSRTLTEPTGYVMNAWADLRPPGVPLVGGRTLHHASRGSAG, encoded by the coding sequence ATGTCCTTTACGCATCTCCGTACCGCCTCGGGCTACTCCCTCCGCTACGGCGCCAGCCATGTCCCCGACCTGGCCGGGCGCGCCGCCGAGCGCGGTCTCGACGCGCTCGCGCTGACCGACCGGGACAGCCTCGCGGGGGCGGTACGGCACGCCAAGGCGTGTGCCGCGGCCGGGGTGCGCCCGCTGTTCGGCGTGGACCTCGGGGTCCCCGCCGTACCGCGGCCGGGTGCCTCCGGAGACGGTGACCCGCACCGGTCCAGGACGCCCGCGAAGGGCGGGATCTTCGTCGCCGAGCCTCCGCAGCGGGCCGTCTTCCTCGCGCGCAGCGCGCCCGGCTGGGCCGCGCTGTGCCGACTGGTGTCGGCGTCGGCGGGTTCCACGGCGGGTTCCGTGCTGGGTTCCACGGCGGGTTCCGTGCTCGGTTCCACGTCGGGTTCCGCGCTTGGTTCCATGGCCGGCTCCACGCTCGGTTCTACGGTGGGCTCCACTGCCGGCTCCGCGCTCGGCTCCGCGGTCGGCGACCCCGGCGCGGCCGGCCCCTGGTCCACCGGGCCCGCCGCCGCGGCTTGGGCCGCCCTCGACCACGCGGCCGCCGGTCCCGCGCCGGACGGTCTCTTCGTCCTGCTCGGCGCCGACTCCGAGCCGGGCCGGGCCCTCGCCCGGGGCCGCCCCGACCTGGCCGCCCGGCTCGTCGGCCCCTGGCGCGAGCGCTTCGGGGACGCCCTGCGCATCGAGGTCGCCTGCCATGACCGCCCGGGCTCGGGCCCCGGATCGCTCCGCCTCGCCGCCCGGCTCCTGGGCTTCGCGACGGAGCAGGGCATCACCCCCGTACTCACGAACGCCGTCCGCTACGCCGACCCCGGCCAGGGCGAGATCGCCGACATCCTGGACTCGGCGCGGCTGCTCGTCCCCGTCGACGCCCGCGACGGCAGCGCGCTCGACGGCGGCGAACGCTGGCTGAAGGACACCGGGGACATGGAGCGGATCGCCGAGCGCGTCGCCGAGGCGGCCGGGGGCGCGCAGGCCGTCCGTCGCGCCCGGGAGCTGCTCGCCGCGACCGAGGAGACCGCCGCGGCCTGCGTCGTCGACCCGGGCGACGCCTTCGGTCTCGGCCGGCTCCATCTGCCGGAACCGCATCTCATCGGCGCGACCCGGGGTTCGGCGGACCGTGAGCTGGCGGCCCGCTGCGCCGGCGCGATGATGCACCGCGGCCACCACCGCGACCCCGGCCGCTGGGACCGGCTTGAGGGCGAGCTGCGGATCATCGCGGGCCTCGGCCTCGCCGGGTACTTCCTCACCATGGCCGAGATCGTCCGGCTGGTGAAGGACATGGGCGTACGGATCGCCGCGCGCGGCTCCGGCGTGGGCTCCCTCGTCGTCCATCTGCTGGGAATGAGCCCGGTCGACCCCGTCGAACACGGGCTGGTCATGGAGCGCTTCCTCTCCCCTTACCGCACCGCCATGCCCGATATCGACCTGGATGTGGAGAGCGCCCGCCGGGTGGAGGTCTACCAAGCGGTGCTGAAACGTTTCGGCAGTGAACGGGTCGCGACCCTCGCCGTCTATGAGACCTATCGGGCCCGCGGCGCCATCGAGGCCGTCGCCCGGGCCCGCGGCATCGAGCCCGACGAGGCCCGGCGGCTGGCGAAGGCGTTCCCCCAGATCCGCGCCAAGGACGTCCGCGCCTCCCTGCGCGAACTGCCCGAACTGCGGGAGGTCGCGGGCGAGGACCACGGCCGGCTGTGGAGCCTCGTCGAGGCGCTCGACGGGCTGCCGCACGGTACCGCCATGCACCCCTGCGGACTGCTGATCTCGGATGACGGGCTGCTCGACCGCACCCCCACCGTCCCCACCACCCTCGACGGCATCGCCATGTCCCAGTTCGACAAGGAGGACGTCGAGGACACCGGGCACATCAAGGCCGATCTCATCGGCGTACGGATGCAGTCCACGCTCGCGCACGCCGTCGCCGAGATCGAACGCGCCACCGGCGAGCATCTCGACATCGACGACCCCGCCCAGGTGCCGCTCGACGACCCGGCTACGTACGAACTCATCCGGTCCGCGCAGACCATGGGCTGCTTCCAGATCGAATCGCCCGGCCAGCGCGATCTGGTCCGGCGGCTGCGCCCGCGCACGATCGACGACATCACCCTCGACATCAGCCTCTTCCGGCCCGGACCGGTCGCCGCGAACATGATCGACCCGCTGATCGCCGTACGCGACGGGCGGGCCGGGCCCGGCTGCCCGCACGAGGACCTGCGGGAGATCCTCGCCGAGACCGGCGGCCAGGTCGTCTTCCACGAGCAGGTCATCCTGATCATGACGAAGATGACCGGTTGCGATCTCGGCCAGGCGGACGAGGCCCGGCGCGCGCTCTCCGACCGCGACCGGCAGGGGCGGCTGCGCGCCTGGTTCGCCGACCGGGCCCGGCAGCGCGGCTATCCGGCGCAGGTCGTACGGGACGTCTGGAAGATCCTGGAGGGCTTCGGCGCGTACGGCTTCTGCAAAGGGCACGGCGCCGCCTTCGCCCGGCCCACCTACCAGTCCGCCTGGCTCAAAACCCACCGGGCCGCGGCCTTCTACGCCGGACTGCTCACCCACGACCCGGGGATGTACCACAAGCGGGTGTTCGTCGCGGACGCCCGGCGGCGCGGGGTACCGGTACTGCTGCCGGAAGTGAACAAGTCCCACGCGGACACCAGGATCGAACTGGTGTCCGGCGGAAAGAGTGAGAAATGGGGTGTACGGCTGGGGCTGGCCCAGGTCCGGGGCATCAGCGAGGCGGAGACCGCGCGGATCGTCGCGGGCCGGCCCTATGTCTCCCTCACCGACTTCTGGCGCCGCGCCCATCCGAGCCGCCCGGTCGCCGAACGCCTGGCCAGGGTCGGTGCCCTCGACGCGCTGGGCACGGGCGACCGCACCGGGCGGCGCGAACTGCTGCTGGAGATCGCGGAACTGCACCGCCAGGGGCGGACGGCACTGGACCCGGGGCAACTGCCGCTGACCGCTCCGGACGGGCCGTCCCCGGCAGCCGTACCGGACCCCTCACCGGACAGCGGACGGACCGGCGGGCTGCCCGCCATGGACGACGGAGACCAGCTCGCCGCCGAACTCGACGTACTCGACATGGACATCACCCGCCATCTCCTCGACGACCACCGCGCCCTGCTCACCGATATCGGCGCCACGCCCGCCGCCCGGCTCGGCGAACTGCCGCACGGCACGACCGTGCTGGTCGCCGGGGTGAAGACGGCGACCCAGACACCGCCGATCCGCGGCGGCCGGCGGGTCGTCTTCGCCACCCTCGACGATCCCACCGGCCTCTCCGACCTGGCCTTCTTCGAGGACAGCCACGACCGGTGCGCGGCGACGGTCTTCCACAGCGCGCTGCTGCTGGTACGGGGCACGGTCTGCCGCCCCCGGAACCGGCCGGGCAGCCTCAGCGTCACCGGCGAAGCGGCCTGGGACCTGGCCGAGCTGATCGAACTCCACCGGGACGGCGGCGCGGCGGCGGTCGCCGACCGGCTCACCCGGAAACAGCCCGACACCGCCGGAACGGACCGGCGCCGGAGCCGTACCCTCACCGAGCCCACCGGCTATGTGATGAACGCCTGGGCGGATCTGCGCCCGCCGGGTGTCCCGCTCGTCGGCGGCCGCACCCTCCACCATGCCAGCCGCGGAAGCGCGGGGTGA
- a CDS encoding DUF1048 domain-containing protein: protein MNFWETITGSDLTREWKAFEDRAKALPDEYRAAWEEIKGHLFPHGDFTGRNLMPILDSALGLLEETAADGQSVHEVLGDDIRGFCTALVGGEGARTYRDRWREQLNRDVARKLSRLGG from the coding sequence ATGAACTTCTGGGAGACGATCACGGGCAGCGATCTCACCAGGGAATGGAAGGCGTTCGAGGACCGGGCCAAGGCCCTGCCGGACGAATACCGGGCGGCGTGGGAAGAGATCAAGGGCCACCTCTTTCCCCATGGGGACTTCACCGGCCGCAACCTGATGCCGATCCTCGACTCCGCCCTGGGACTGCTCGAAGAGACGGCGGCGGACGGGCAGAGCGTCCACGAGGTGCTCGGCGACGATATCCGAGGCTTCTGCACGGCACTGGTCGGCGGCGAAGGGGCTCGGACCTATCGCGACCGGTGGCGGGAACAGTTGAACAGGGACGTCGCAAGGAAACTGAGCCGGCTGGGAGGCTGA
- a CDS encoding DUF1048 domain-containing protein → MSIQDIIEGKKQWREHQARVRALPPDYRIVYKEMQKYLFKVGPVNLPDGPLLPGIVDFFEEGAARGKGVLELIGNDVAAFCDDLVKDSPTFADAYQVSIGGEPGTAGK, encoded by the coding sequence ATGAGCATCCAGGACATCATCGAAGGCAAGAAGCAGTGGCGGGAGCACCAGGCTCGGGTCAGGGCGCTCCCGCCGGACTACCGGATCGTCTACAAGGAGATGCAGAAGTACCTGTTCAAGGTCGGGCCGGTCAACCTGCCCGACGGGCCCCTGCTCCCCGGGATCGTCGACTTCTTCGAGGAGGGGGCGGCCAGGGGCAAGGGCGTCCTGGAGCTCATCGGCAACGACGTCGCCGCGTTCTGTGACGACCTGGTCAAGGACTCACCCACTTTCGCGGACGCCTATCAGGTGTCCATCGGCGGGGAACCCGGCACGGCCGGGAAGTAA
- a CDS encoding DUF11 domain-containing protein has translation MRPSSRRGRRRQRPLARAVVALVLAGAAVPLWSGAAAAAPLMPARVVTQLAAPAATPPGGLVTYTLTATNNGPSVARDVVATDTLPEGLEFVSSADGCTAAGLTVTCGPEPELTVGETKNWTFVVRISPSYQGNGSDLGNTATATSEAVDPDPGNNKTDPVTPTGPFDPVSDLNTIKTAIGSGPTVPGEEFQYRVTVQNTGPSDARNVTATDNLPAGLSFVSSGDPCTASGQRVTCGPLGVLRAGDSVSWTFKVKLSDAYTGDGTNLRNTATSTSDSEDPNPEDNTSPPVLPPGGVTQPQADIWVTKRPTTSTVIAPGQTFQYAVTVTNDGPSRAVNVRGSDVLPAPLAFVSSPDGCTAAGQTVSCGPQPALAPGASKTWLFTVQLDQNYRGDGSDIQNVAVVASDTGDPVPGNNTSPPAGLPGSAVNQPYADLAVTKEAEGTVSPIPGQSFDYRITVTNNGPSADAFNVRLTDELPAGLTYVSSSPAGCTVSGQTVNCRRTTPLQVGQSVEYVLTVRVDPAYKGDGSDLLNTAKVTADNIDPASENDTDTATVPGGTVQAPSADLGIVKRPVTSAPVAPGETFEYQVTVTNNGPSQAEDVEVDDVLPTALTFVSSDDACMSGDSVVCGPQPTLAPGASVTWVFRVKLAPDYEGDGSDIRNTATVDSSTRDPVSSNNSSTTGTPGGTVRKPTADLQITKKTP, from the coding sequence ATGAGACCGAGCAGCAGACGGGGGCGGCGGCGCCAGCGGCCCCTGGCGAGAGCCGTGGTCGCCCTCGTCCTGGCCGGCGCCGCCGTACCCCTGTGGTCCGGCGCCGCCGCGGCGGCGCCCCTGATGCCCGCCCGTGTGGTGACACAACTGGCGGCCCCGGCCGCCACCCCGCCCGGCGGGCTGGTGACGTACACCCTCACCGCGACGAACAACGGCCCCTCGGTCGCGCGGGACGTGGTGGCCACGGACACCCTGCCGGAGGGCCTGGAGTTCGTGTCGTCGGCCGACGGCTGTACGGCGGCCGGGCTGACCGTCACCTGTGGTCCCGAACCCGAGCTGACCGTCGGCGAGACCAAGAACTGGACCTTCGTCGTCCGGATCAGCCCCTCCTACCAGGGCAACGGCTCCGACCTCGGGAACACCGCCACCGCCACCTCCGAGGCCGTGGACCCCGACCCGGGCAACAACAAGACCGACCCGGTGACCCCGACCGGCCCGTTCGACCCGGTCTCCGACCTCAACACCATCAAGACGGCGATCGGTTCCGGTCCGACCGTGCCCGGTGAGGAGTTCCAGTACCGGGTCACCGTCCAGAACACCGGCCCGTCGGACGCCCGGAACGTCACCGCGACCGACAATCTGCCCGCCGGGCTGAGCTTCGTCTCCTCCGGCGATCCGTGTACGGCCTCCGGACAGCGGGTCACCTGCGGACCGCTCGGGGTGCTCCGCGCCGGGGACAGCGTCTCCTGGACCTTCAAGGTCAAACTGAGCGACGCCTACACCGGCGACGGTACGAATCTGCGCAATACGGCGACCTCGACCTCGGACTCCGAGGACCCGAACCCGGAGGACAACACCTCGCCGCCGGTGCTGCCGCCCGGCGGGGTCACCCAGCCGCAGGCCGATATCTGGGTCACCAAGCGGCCGACGACCTCCACGGTCATCGCGCCCGGCCAGACCTTCCAGTACGCGGTCACCGTCACCAACGACGGCCCGTCGCGCGCGGTGAACGTCAGGGGATCCGACGTCCTGCCGGCCCCGCTGGCCTTCGTCTCGTCGCCGGACGGCTGCACCGCCGCCGGACAGACGGTGAGCTGCGGACCGCAGCCGGCCCTCGCCCCCGGCGCCTCCAAGACCTGGCTGTTCACGGTCCAGCTGGACCAGAACTACCGCGGTGACGGCTCCGATATCCAGAACGTCGCCGTCGTCGCCTCCGACACCGGCGACCCGGTACCGGGCAACAACACCAGCCCGCCCGCCGGACTTCCGGGCAGTGCGGTCAACCAGCCGTACGCGGACCTCGCGGTCACCAAGGAGGCCGAAGGCACCGTCTCGCCGATCCCCGGCCAGTCCTTCGACTACCGGATCACGGTCACCAACAACGGCCCGTCGGCGGACGCGTTCAACGTCCGGCTCACCGACGAGCTGCCGGCCGGACTGACGTACGTCTCGTCGTCGCCCGCCGGCTGCACCGTCTCCGGGCAGACGGTCAACTGCCGCCGGACCACCCCGCTCCAGGTCGGCCAGAGCGTCGAGTACGTCCTCACCGTCCGGGTCGACCCGGCGTACAAGGGCGACGGCAGCGACCTGCTGAACACCGCCAAGGTCACCGCCGACAACATCGACCCGGCCAGTGAGAACGACACCGACACGGCCACCGTCCCCGGCGGCACGGTCCAGGCCCCGTCCGCGGACCTCGGCATCGTCAAGCGGCCGGTCACCTCGGCTCCGGTCGCGCCCGGCGAGACCTTCGAGTACCAGGTGACGGTCACCAACAACGGCCCGTCCCAGGCGGAGGACGTCGAGGTCGACGACGTACTGCCGACCGCGCTGACCTTCGTCTCCTCCGACGACGCATGCATGTCGGGAGACTCGGTGGTCTGCGGGCCGCAGCCGACGCTCGCCCCCGGCGCGTCCGTGACCTGGGTCTTCCGGGTCAAGCTGGCGCCGGACTACGAGGGCGACGGCTCGGACATCCGGAACACGGCGACGGTCGACTCGTCGACGCGGGACCCGGTGTCGTCGAACAACAGCAGTACGACGGGAACGCCGGGCGGCACGGTCCGCAAGCCGACGGCGGACCTCCAGATCACCAAGAAGACGCCGTAG
- a CDS encoding ATP-binding protein: MSLPGLAELGTLPRRLVLTLPTTGQSVRIARETAEQTLVEWRIGLRHPIADPALLILTELVTNSVRHAAALSPTLTVILGAGPDTFALAVHDRHPDRPDLGARRTPPHQEQDSGPPTGRGLATVMELTLGLGGTASVLPDPGHCGKTVWITLPL; the protein is encoded by the coding sequence GTGTCGCTCCCCGGACTGGCCGAACTCGGCACCCTGCCCCGCCGTCTCGTCCTCACCCTCCCCACCACGGGCCAGTCCGTCCGCATCGCCCGCGAAACCGCCGAACAGACGCTGGTGGAATGGCGGATCGGGCTGCGCCACCCGATCGCGGACCCGGCCCTGCTGATCCTCACCGAGCTGGTCACCAACAGCGTCCGGCACGCCGCGGCCCTCTCCCCCACCCTCACCGTCATTCTCGGGGCGGGCCCGGACACCTTCGCCCTCGCCGTCCACGACCGGCACCCGGACCGGCCCGATCTCGGCGCCCGCCGGACACCCCCGCACCAGGAGCAGGACAGCGGCCCGCCCACCGGCCGGGGGCTCGCGACCGTCATGGAGCTGACCCTCGGCCTCGGCGGCACCGCGTCCGTACTCCCCGACCCCGGCCACTGCGGCAAAACGGTCTGGATCACCCTCCCCCTCTGA
- a CDS encoding ArsR/SmtB family transcription factor, whose product MSAPLYQLKAEFFKTLGHPVRIRVLELLSEREHAVSELLPEVRVEAASLSQQLAVLRRARLVATRREGSTVIYALASPEVAELLRVARAILTGLLSDQARILEDLRAKEPRRGPQKPAARRIRPRP is encoded by the coding sequence ATGAGCGCGCCGCTGTACCAGTTGAAGGCGGAGTTCTTCAAAACCCTGGGCCACCCGGTCCGGATCCGGGTCCTGGAACTGCTCAGCGAGCGGGAGCACGCGGTGTCGGAGCTGCTCCCCGAGGTCCGGGTCGAGGCCGCCAGCCTCTCCCAGCAGCTCGCCGTGCTGCGCCGGGCCCGGCTCGTCGCCACCCGCCGTGAGGGCTCCACCGTGATCTACGCGCTCGCCAGCCCCGAGGTCGCCGAACTCCTCCGGGTCGCCCGGGCCATCCTCACCGGGCTCCTCTCCGACCAGGCCCGGATCCTGGAGGATCTGCGGGCGAAGGAGCCGCGGCGCGGCCCGCAGAAGCCGGCCGCCCGCCGGATACGCCCCCGCCCCTGA
- a CDS encoding RrF2 family transcriptional regulator, translating into MKMSEGVEWALHGCLNLAWAEEGEDARAVPAAVLARMYELPPAYLNKQLQALARAGIVGSTSGPRGGFRLARSPREITLLDVVVAIEGADEAFRCTGILGQGPDGDPSVDYRKTCVISQTMRRAELRWRRELAGQTLADIMTTVRERFPAVPGETRDRLANLRP; encoded by the coding sequence ATGAAGATGAGTGAGGGCGTGGAATGGGCCCTGCACGGCTGCCTCAACCTGGCCTGGGCCGAGGAGGGGGAGGACGCGCGGGCGGTGCCCGCGGCCGTGCTGGCCCGGATGTACGAGCTGCCGCCCGCGTATCTGAACAAGCAGTTGCAGGCACTGGCCCGGGCCGGAATCGTCGGGTCCACCTCCGGCCCCCGGGGCGGCTTCCGGCTGGCGCGCAGCCCCCGGGAGATCACGCTGCTGGACGTGGTGGTGGCGATCGAAGGCGCGGACGAGGCGTTCCGGTGCACCGGGATCCTGGGGCAGGGCCCGGACGGCGATCCCTCGGTCGACTACCGGAAGACGTGCGTGATCTCGCAGACGATGCGCCGGGCGGAGCTGCGCTGGCGCAGGGAACTGGCCGGGCAGACGCTCGCGGACATCATGACGACGGTACGGGAGCGTTTCCCGGCGGTCCCGGGCGAGACGCGTGACCGCCTGGCGAACCTGCGCCCCTGA
- a CDS encoding SgcJ/EcaC family oxidoreductase — protein sequence MSSDVLVVGQVPESVRAAVAGVVKALEQAFNDKDPVALSEQFAERTSWSNAIGIRLDDRKAIAEFSGPAMKSFLRDSYARYEIVKLLELAPRVIAVNVVQTPTDAAGETVDGPRGATLYVIAEQPDGWKIVVGQNTAVDAPAG from the coding sequence ATGAGCAGCGACGTCCTCGTTGTGGGCCAGGTGCCGGAGTCGGTCCGGGCGGCGGTGGCCGGGGTGGTGAAGGCGCTGGAACAGGCCTTCAACGACAAGGACCCGGTCGCGCTGAGCGAGCAGTTCGCCGAGCGGACGTCATGGTCCAACGCGATCGGTATACGGCTGGACGACCGCAAGGCGATCGCCGAGTTCAGCGGCCCGGCGATGAAGAGCTTCCTGCGCGACTCCTACGCGCGGTACGAGATCGTCAAACTGCTGGAGCTGGCCCCGCGGGTGATCGCGGTCAATGTGGTGCAGACCCCGACGGACGCGGCGGGCGAGACCGTGGACGGGCCCCGGGGCGCGACGCTCTATGTCATCGCCGAGCAGCCGGACGGCTGGAAGATCGTCGTAGGCCAGAACACCGCGGTCGACGCCCCCGCCGGGTGA